The proteins below come from a single Tachysurus fulvidraco isolate hzauxx_2018 chromosome 13, HZAU_PFXX_2.0, whole genome shotgun sequence genomic window:
- the LOC113650798 gene encoding guanylyl cyclase-activating protein 2-like yields the protein MGQTQHLEKTEHTEIDVITLQDMYKKFVNECPSGLLFLHEFKKFFGVGSSGEASEYAESMFRAFDKNGDNTIDFLEFVAALNLVFRGDLEHKLRWSFKVYDKDGNGFIDKAELRAIVEIIHHVRKVGRKDPEVSPDEICERIFKVVDVDDDGQITLEEFLAGAQKDPWILNLLRLDMNPYSWVVEQRRKSAHF from the exons ATGGGACAAACTCAGCACCTTGAGAAAACCGAACACACGGAGATTGACGTCATTACGCTTCAGGACATGTATAAAAAGTTTGTAAACGAGTGCCCTAGCGGCCTTTTGTTTCTGCATGAATTTAAGAAGTTCTTCGGCGTGGGATCCTCCGGGGAAGCATCGGAGTACGCAGAGAGTATGTTTCGAGCCTTTGATAAGAACGGG GACAACACTATTGACTTCCTGGAGTTTGTGGCTGCTCTGAATTTGGTGTTCAGGGGAGATTTAGAGCACAAGCTGAGATGGTCCTTCAAAGTGTACGACAAGGACGGCAACGGCTTTATAGACAAAGCTGAACTCAGAGCCATTGTTGAA ATCATACATCATGTCAGGAAAGTAGGCAGGAAAGATCCCGAGGTGTCTCCTGATGAAATCTGTGAAAGAATCTTCAAAGTGGTCGACGTGGATGACGACG GTCAGATTACCCTGGAGGAGTTTTTAGCAGGAGCTCAGAAAGATCCATGGATCCTGAACCTGTTGCGTTTAGACATGAATCCCTACAGCTGGGTGGTGGAACAGAGAAGGAAAAGCGCTCATTTCTGA